One window of Chryseobacterium indologenes genomic DNA carries:
- a CDS encoding HTTM domain-containing protein: MKKLNVLYTKIENFFFKQDNQTEFLSFFRVAIGSVILLQFIAVIPDFDKLFSSSSIIPQDIMSVFTPDWLITFSKIVTFLQGFGIEESTTVVMTKISFITLCILIISGFYSRISALLLLILQIALLKGSSFFAYGADFFTSMSLFYLILFPSDQYFSLRNFIFNRKQREINITPVKRLFQIHISIAYFFSGLDKALGFNWWNGESIWKAIHLPYSNRDLNFDFSWLIEHSYVLSFIGWSTIIIEMCYPFFIWYKPTQKTWLFLTVSMHLGIALVLNLYYFSAIMIVWNITNFYFEQTAKKAVPSSKKKLTAQYIPKQINS, from the coding sequence ATGAAAAAACTAAATGTACTTTATACCAAAATTGAAAACTTTTTTTTCAAACAGGATAATCAAACAGAATTCTTAAGCTTCTTCCGTGTTGCTATAGGAAGTGTTATCCTTTTACAATTTATCGCAGTGATACCGGATTTTGACAAATTATTTTCAAGCAGCAGTATCATTCCACAAGATATTATGAGTGTTTTCACGCCTGACTGGCTGATTACTTTCTCAAAAATTGTTACTTTTTTACAGGGCTTCGGTATTGAAGAGAGTACAACAGTTGTGATGACCAAAATATCATTTATTACGTTGTGTATTTTGATTATTAGCGGATTTTACTCTAGAATTTCTGCGCTTCTTTTGCTTATACTGCAGATTGCATTACTCAAGGGAAGTTCTTTCTTTGCATATGGTGCAGATTTTTTCACAAGCATGTCTTTATTTTATCTGATCCTTTTCCCTTCTGATCAATATTTTTCACTCAGAAATTTTATTTTCAACAGAAAACAGCGGGAAATAAATATCACTCCGGTCAAAAGGTTATTTCAGATTCATATTTCTATTGCTTATTTCTTTTCCGGACTGGATAAAGCTTTAGGTTTCAACTGGTGGAACGGCGAATCTATCTGGAAAGCCATTCATCTGCCCTATTCCAACAGAGATCTGAATTTTGATTTCAGCTGGCTTATAGAACATTCTTATGTCTTAAGTTTTATAGGATGGAGTACGATTATCATCGAAATGTGCTACCCGTTTTTCATCTGGTACAAACCAACTCAGAAGACATGGCTTTTCCTAACTGTTTCTATGCATCTGGGAATTGCACTCGTTCTTAATTTATATTACTTCTCAGCCATTATGATCGTATGGAACATTACTAATTTTTATTTTGAGCAAACCGCTAAAAAAGCAGTTCCTTCATCAAAGAAAAAACTAACAGCTCAGTATATTCCGAAACAGATTAACTCATAA
- a CDS encoding OmpA family protein, which yields MKILKIVAVSAMVLGMTSCVSKKQYDALSTNYKQCIENIGERQREIQDLKSQNSALTGENNLLKSQHDALKSSLDACLSNTGKSSANIDKLVGEINASNSYIKQLISNNAKNDSLNLALSNKLKRSLDNVSDQDVQVKVLKGVVMISLSDNMLYKTGDYNILPAAQEVLGKVAKVINDYDKYSVLIEGNTDNAPLNSPNLPRDNWDLSALRGTSVAKVLQTQFGVDPARITAGGRSEYNPKATNMSVSGRSENRRTEIIIMPKLDEFMKLMDIAPKK from the coding sequence ATGAAGATTTTAAAAATTGTAGCAGTTTCTGCAATGGTGCTGGGGATGACATCTTGTGTCAGCAAAAAGCAGTATGATGCCTTGAGCACAAACTATAAGCAGTGTATTGAAAATATCGGAGAAAGACAGAGAGAAATTCAGGATTTGAAGTCTCAGAACTCTGCACTGACCGGTGAAAATAACTTGCTGAAAAGCCAGCATGATGCTTTAAAATCATCACTTGATGCATGTCTTTCCAACACTGGGAAAAGCTCTGCTAACATTGATAAACTGGTAGGGGAAATCAATGCTTCTAACTCTTATATCAAGCAATTGATTTCTAATAATGCTAAGAATGACAGCTTGAATCTGGCATTGTCTAACAAGCTGAAAAGATCCTTGGATAATGTATCAGATCAGGATGTACAGGTGAAAGTATTGAAAGGAGTTGTAATGATCTCTCTTTCAGATAATATGTTGTACAAAACAGGAGATTACAACATCTTGCCTGCAGCTCAGGAAGTGTTAGGAAAAGTTGCTAAAGTAATCAATGATTATGATAAATATTCAGTATTGATTGAAGGTAATACGGATAACGCTCCGTTGAACTCTCCAAATCTTCCAAGAGACAACTGGGATCTTTCTGCATTAAGAGGTACTTCTGTAGCTAAAGTTCTTCAGACTCAGTTTGGAGTAGATCCTGCAAGAATTACAGCAGGAGGTCGTTCTGAATACAACCCTAAAGCGACAAACATGAGCGTTTCAGGTAGAAGTGAAAACAGAAGAACGGAAATCATCATTATGCCTAAGCTGGATGAGTTTATGAAACTGATGGATATCGCTCCTAAAAAATAA